A single window of Ctenopharyngodon idella isolate HZGC_01 chromosome 24, HZGC01, whole genome shotgun sequence DNA harbors:
- the lrrn3a gene encoding leucine-rich repeat neuronal protein 3, translated as MKDLLFAVCLLAGLALTNSVQDSERRAVCLKPCKCEVRPWFSPSSMYNEAPTVDCNDLGLLSLPGRLPLDTQVLLSQANNIAKINSPLDYLVNLTEVDLSRNNISSLSDVYLGHLPQLLSLHIEENWLSSLHDNCFAHFPNLQELYVNHNLLSLISAEAFQGLNKLLRLHLNSNQLRAIRTEWFRDLSQLEILMIGENPIARIQDMNFKPLINLRSLVLTRMNLTEIPDSALVGLDKLESVSFYDNMFPKVPQAALRQVRNLKFLDLNKNPIERIKRGDFVDMIHLKELGINSMPELVSIDSFAMHNLPELTKIEATNNPRLSYIHPNAFSKLPRIESLMLNSNALRALHHVTVESLPNLQEVSMHTNPIYCDCVIRWINMNKTKVRFMEPDALLCAGPSEFEGRLVRHVHFREMADICLPIISPESLPDQVNVGSGHSVSLHCRAFADPEPEIYWVTPSGEKISPQMVSKKYHLHPEGTFDIYGITENEAGQYTCVAHNLIGADMRSVSVVVNGYFPLPANESLHIQVKGTEPHSVRISWVPPKGSLVSNIKWSTTSQHRSLQFTAHVLSDVKTFNLTHLHPLTQYEVCVEITDLQSRHLKNCINVSTTEVLIGKTDVGIDDGLIISITALLLIVSAVACSFICMLQRSDHFYRKLRNQQSEILPSHIKPIWGSRAKANDPETDLTKNSI; from the coding sequence ATGAAAGATTTGCTGTTTGCAGTTTGTTTGCTGGCAGGACTTGCGCTGACTAACTCAGTTCAGGACTCTGAAAGGAGGGCTGTGTGCCTCAAGCCGTGCAAATGTGAAGTCCGACCCTGGTTCTCTCCCTCGTCCATGTATAACGAGGCTCCGACTGTGGACTGTAATGATCTAGGACTTCTGTCTCTGCCGGGGAGGTTGCCCTTAGACACGCAAGTACTTCTATCACAGGCCAACAACATCGCGAAGATCAACAGTCCCTTGGACTATCTGGTAAACCTAACCGAGGTAGACCTATCTCGAAACAACATTTCCTCATTGAGTGATGTCTATCTAGGTCACCTTCCACAACTTCTGTCTTTGCACATAGAGGAGAACTGGCTAAGCAGTCTTCATGATAATTGCTTTGCACACTTCCCAAACTTACAGGAGCTCTATGTTAACCATAACCTACTCTCCTTGATCAGTGCAGAGGCTTTCCAAGGGCTTAACAAGCTCTTGAGGCTCCATCTTAATTCAAACCAGCTGAGGGCCATAAGAACAGAGTGGTTCCGGGATCTTTCCCAGCTAGAAATCTTGATGATAGGAGAGAATCCAATTGCCAGAATACAAGACATGAATTTCAAGCCCCTTATCAATCTCCGCAGTCTTGTGCTaaccagaatgaacctcactgaaATCCCTGACAGTGCCCTGGTTGGCCTCGATAAGCTGGAAAGCGTGTCATTCTATGATAATATGTTTCCAAAAGTACCTCAAGCTGCTCTCAGACAAGTGCGGAACCTCAAGTTTCTGGACCTTAACAAGAATCCCATAGAGAGGATCAAAAGGGGTGACTTTGTGGACATGATCCATCTGAAAGAACTTGGTATTAACAGCATGCCAGAGTTAGTTTCGATCGACAGCTTTGCCATGCATAATCTACCAGAGCTGACCAAAATCGAAGCCACGAACAACCCCCGACTTTCCTACATCCATCCAAATGCATTCTCCAAACTCCCGAGGATAGAGTCCTTGATGCTGAATAGCAATGCGCTCCGGGCCCTTCATCACGTCACGGTGGAATCCTTGCCTAACCTTCAGGAGGTGAGCATGCACACCAACCCCATTTACTGTGACTGTGTCATCCGCTGGATCAATATGAACAAAACCAAGGTCCGCTTCATGGAACCGGATGCCCTCTTATGCGCAGGGCCCTCAGAGTTTGAAGGTCGTCTTGTCAGGCATGTTCACTTCCGTGAAATGGCAGATATCTGCCTGCCGATAATTTCCCCAGAAAGCCTTCCCGATCAGGTTAACGTGGGTAGCGGGCATTCTGTGTCTTTGCACTGCAGGGCGTTTGCCGATCCTGAACCAGAGATCTACTGGGTCACACCTTCAGGAGAGAAGATCTCGCCTCAGATGGTTTCCAAGAAGTATCACCTGCATCCTGAGGGAACGTTTGACATTTATGGAATCACAGAGAATGAAGCTGGGCAGTACACCTGCGTGGCCCACAACCTCATAGGTGCTGATATGAGATCCGTCTCCGTAGTTGTAAACGGGTACTTTCCACTGCCGGCAAATGAATCCCTGCACATCCAAGTCAAAGGGACTGAGCCACATTCGGTGAGGATTTCTTGGGTGCCACCCAAGGGCAGTCTTGTGTCGAATATTAAGTGGTCAACCACATCCCAGCACCGCTCCTTGCAGTTCACTGCACACGTGTTGTCTGATGTAAAAACATTCAACCTCACACACTTGCACCCACTGACGCAGTACGAGGTGTGTGTGGAAATTACGGACCTGCAAAGCAGACATTTGAAAAACTGCATTAATGTCAGCACCACTGAGGTTTTAATAGGAAAAACAGATGTTGGTATCGATGACGGACTGATAATCAGCATCACCGCGCTGCTCCTGATAGTGTCTGCAGTGGCCTGTTCGTTCATTTGCATGTTGCAGAGGAGTGATCACTTTTACAGGAAATTACGAAATCAGCAGTCTGAGATATTACCTTCACACATTAAACCAATCTGGGGGTCAAGGGCTAAAGCCAATGATCCAGAAACAGACTTGACAAAAAACTCAATTTGA